The proteins below are encoded in one region of Geomonas ferrireducens:
- a CDS encoding DUF350 domain-containing protein, giving the protein MAFALDHNIIINYGIYLVLSMFYLALFSWIYIRFTPYDEIGLIREGNLAAAISLTGALIGFAIPVAIVIAHSVNLPDMAAWALMATMVQLFVFSVLRKLLGFVVDDIKAGKVPSALLLAAFSSVAGILNAACMTY; this is encoded by the coding sequence ATGGCCTTCGCGCTCGATCACAACATAATCATCAACTACGGGATCTACCTAGTCCTCTCCATGTTTTACCTGGCGCTCTTCTCATGGATCTACATCCGGTTCACCCCCTATGACGAGATCGGGCTTATCCGCGAGGGAAATCTGGCCGCGGCGATAAGTCTCACAGGAGCCCTGATCGGTTTCGCCATCCCGGTAGCCATCGTCATCGCGCACAGCGTGAACCTCCCGGACATGGCCGCCTGGGCGTTGATGGCGACCATGGTGCAGCTATTCGTGTTCTCCGTGCTACGCAAGCTGTTGGGATTCGTCGTCGACGACATAAAAGCCGGCAAAGTCCCATCCGCCCTGCTCCTCGCCGCCTTTTCCAGCGTAGCGGGTATACTCAACGCGGCGTGCATGACGTACTGA
- a CDS encoding glutathionylspermidine synthase family protein translates to MVRLVEAKPISSGDLARAGFDWFDQEYQCAEEMVELGEPEADAYLDAAEELYEMFVETAEEIMSNNLLPEFGFPLEMNSLIWESWEEDRYWHIYGRFDLAGGMDGVPIKLIEFNSDTATLVLETAVVQWLQARLNGFDETAQVNDLFEALRDQFDRLASLNPQLERRLLTTCFDSSEDYWTCRLMEKAANDAGFDCDFEDIDAVTFAPGGVFTTDPDEVHWPYLYKLIPWESIIYDEPELLDLLGQSMKSGSTMVINPPYALLFQHKRFLAKLYEKFPDHPYLLKTSLAPLPAPCARKPVLGREGKNVELLLGTGAVAGADGGYGAQQSIWQELGQFAVDAKGNKYQAGVFFAGRPAGLGFRRDPRIHSDRSQFIGHIIR, encoded by the coding sequence ATGGTGAGGCTCGTGGAGGCGAAACCGATCAGCTCCGGCGATCTGGCCCGCGCCGGGTTTGACTGGTTCGATCAGGAGTACCAGTGCGCCGAGGAGATGGTCGAACTGGGCGAGCCGGAGGCGGATGCCTATCTCGACGCGGCGGAAGAGCTGTACGAGATGTTCGTCGAGACCGCCGAGGAGATCATGTCCAACAACCTCCTCCCCGAGTTCGGCTTCCCGCTCGAGATGAATTCGCTGATCTGGGAGAGCTGGGAGGAGGATCGTTACTGGCACATCTACGGCCGCTTCGACCTGGCCGGCGGCATGGACGGGGTGCCGATCAAGCTGATCGAGTTCAACTCCGACACCGCGACGCTCGTGCTGGAAACCGCGGTGGTCCAGTGGCTGCAGGCGAGACTGAACGGCTTCGACGAGACGGCGCAGGTGAACGATCTCTTCGAGGCGTTGCGGGACCAGTTCGACAGGCTGGCATCGCTCAATCCGCAACTCGAGCGGCGGCTTCTCACCACCTGCTTCGACTCCTCCGAGGACTACTGGACCTGCCGGCTCATGGAGAAGGCCGCCAACGACGCGGGGTTCGACTGCGACTTCGAGGACATAGACGCCGTCACCTTCGCTCCCGGCGGGGTCTTCACCACCGATCCCGACGAGGTCCACTGGCCGTACCTCTACAAGCTGATCCCGTGGGAGTCGATCATCTATGACGAGCCGGAACTGCTAGACCTCTTGGGGCAGTCGATGAAATCAGGATCGACCATGGTGATAAACCCGCCCTACGCCCTGCTGTTCCAGCACAAGCGCTTCCTCGCCAAGCTCTACGAAAAGTTTCCAGACCATCCGTACCTTTTGAAGACCTCGCTCGCCCCCCTGCCCGCCCCCTGCGCCAGGAAACCTGTGCTCGGACGCGAAGGGAAGAACGTGGAACTTCTGCTGGGGACCGGCGCCGTAGCAGGTGCCGACGGCGGTTACGGTGCACAGCAATCGATCTGGCAGGAGCTGGGGCAATTCGCAGTCGATGCCAAAGGCAACAAGTACCAGGCAGGCGTGTTCTTCGCGGGGCGCCCGGCCGGGCTCGGCTTCCGCAGGGATCCCCGCATTCACTCCGACCGGTCGCAGTTCATCGGCCACATCATCAGGTAG